The Clostridia bacterium genome contains a region encoding:
- the rplJ gene encoding 50S ribosomal protein L10, translating to MGKRRAEKEAIVTRLEGKLGRSEVVLFADYRGLKVSEITELRERLRQAGAEFQVVKNTLTRLAARRVGLEGTEAFLVGPTAITVSEQEGAAPARVLQEFARDHKALELKGGLLRGRVLTVDQVKNLAELPGREELLARLVGHTQAPLAGAVGVLQALLRNLVYVLDQVRQAKATA from the coding sequence TTGGGGAAGCGGCGGGCAGAGAAGGAGGCCATTGTCACCCGGCTGGAGGGGAAGCTCGGCCGGAGCGAAGTAGTGCTTTTTGCCGACTACCGGGGCCTGAAAGTCAGCGAAATCACCGAACTACGCGAGCGGCTACGGCAGGCCGGAGCAGAGTTCCAGGTGGTTAAGAATACCCTAACCCGCTTGGCGGCGCGGCGGGTGGGCCTGGAGGGAACCGAGGCTTTCCTGGTGGGACCCACGGCCATTACCGTGTCCGAGCAGGAAGGAGCGGCGCCGGCCCGGGTGTTGCAGGAGTTTGCCCGGGATCATAAGGCGCTGGAGCTGAAGGGAGGGCTCTTGCGCGGTCGCGTCCTGACCGTCGACCAGGTCAAGAACCTGGCGGAATTGCCCGGCCGGGAAGAGCTTCTGGCCCGGCTGGTGGGCCATACCCAGGCGCCTCTGGCCGGCGCGGTGGGGGTGCTTCAGGCTTTACTGCGCAATCTGGTGTACGTGCTGGATCAGGTGCGGCAGGCCAAGGCCACGGCCTAA
- the rplL gene encoding 50S ribosomal protein L7/L12, producing MSKVQEIVEAVKGLTVLELAELIKAMEETFGVSAAAPVAVAAAPAAAAPQAAPAEEEQTEFDVILVSAGDKKINVIKVVREITGLGLKEAKDLVDGAPKPIKEKIGKEEAESIKAKLVEAGATVEVK from the coding sequence GTGAGCAAGGTACAGGAGATCGTCGAGGCGGTAAAGGGACTCACGGTGCTGGAGCTGGCCGAATTGATCAAGGCCATGGAGGAAACCTTTGGGGTCAGTGCCGCCGCGCCGGTGGCGGTAGCGGCAGCGCCGGCCGCAGCCGCTCCTCAGGCGGCTCCGGCGGAGGAAGAGCAGACCGAGTTCGACGTTATTCTGGTATCGGCCGGGGACAAGAAGATAAATGTAATCAAGGTGGTGCGCGAGATTACCGGCCTGGGGCTGAAAGAGGCCAAGGACCTGGTAGACGGCGCGCCCAAGCCGATCAAAGAGAAGATCGGCAAAGAAGAAGCGGAGAGCATCAAGGCAAAGCTGGTAGAGGCCGGGGCTACGGTAGAGGTAAAGTAA